The Geotrypetes seraphini chromosome 8, aGeoSer1.1, whole genome shotgun sequence genome includes a region encoding these proteins:
- the LOC117365226 gene encoding uncharacterized protein LOC117365226 yields the protein MAPVTATVLALFVLLSSTFADVPQAEPPELFDSEPFSKEADDKTHILVRQAAGHRFYDMYHGTSEQGATSIIQRGFKPSADGMLGRGVYVTRDIRNVRHYPMGLAAANRIMLKVKVRVGKVKKIDSVNHPLRKTWHNHGYDTAWVPPNSPQWISPLTENCVWDPCRIKVIAVVEGPAAAVGRLKSLLHSMKANHCEPWLMC from the exons ATGGCACCTGTGACTGCCACAGTCCTTGCACTGTTCG TGCTTTTGTCCTCCACCTTCGCTGATGTCCCCCAGGCTGAGCCTCCAGAGCTTTTTGACAGTGAACCCTTCTCCAAAGAGGCTGATGACAAGACCCATATCCTGGTGCGTCAGGCTGCAGGTCATAGGTTCTATGACATGTACCATGGGACCAGTGAGCAGGGTGCAACATCCATAATCCAGAGGGGCTTCAaaccttctgcagatggcatgctAGGACGTGGGGTCTATGTGACTAGAGACATCAGAAATGTTCGACATTACCCTATGGGATTGGCCGCAGCAAACCGTATCATGCTTAAAGTTAAGGTTCGTGTTGGCAAGGTGAAGAAGATTGACAGTGTGAACCACCCCCTGCGGAAAACATGGCATAATCATGGCTACGACACTGCCTGGGTGCCCCCAAATTCGCCCCAGTGGATCAGCCCCCTGACAGAAAACTGTGTCTGGGACCCATGCAGGATAAAAGTGATAGCTGTGGTCGAGGGTCCAGCTGCAGCTGTAGGACGCCTGAAGTCCTTGCTGCATAGTATGAAGGCCAATCACTGCGAACCATGGTTGATGTGTTAG